The following coding sequences are from one Mycobacterium bourgelatii window:
- a CDS encoding SDR family NAD(P)-dependent oxidoreductase, translating to MLGPLDRLLGKSAATSRGASAVVTGAGSGIGAAFAVELARRGGAVVCSDINEIAAQQTVNTIIKQGGKAVAIRCDVSQFDDVTALAARSQEWFGGPPTLVINNAGVGAGGQAIGDMPLDDWTWTLGINLWGPIHGCQVFTPILRDAGPSPAPRGIINVASAAAFGAAPGMAAYNVSKAGVLSLSETLAAELSGSGVNVTVLCPTFVKTNIVESGRITEESSEQAARLMRLIGFSATKVARICLDTHDRGGLYCMPQIDAKIAWNIKRLTPQTYTRAVGLVSRAGIR from the coding sequence ATGTTGGGGCCACTCGACAGGCTGCTGGGTAAGTCCGCTGCCACCTCTCGCGGAGCGTCGGCGGTGGTGACCGGGGCCGGCAGCGGCATCGGCGCCGCCTTCGCCGTAGAACTCGCTCGACGCGGTGGTGCGGTGGTGTGCAGCGACATCAACGAGATCGCCGCTCAGCAGACGGTCAACACGATCATCAAACAGGGCGGCAAGGCTGTCGCAATCCGTTGCGACGTCTCCCAGTTCGACGACGTCACCGCACTCGCCGCGCGGTCCCAGGAGTGGTTCGGTGGCCCGCCGACACTGGTGATCAACAACGCCGGCGTCGGCGCCGGTGGCCAGGCCATCGGAGACATGCCGCTGGACGACTGGACATGGACCCTGGGAATCAACCTGTGGGGTCCCATCCACGGCTGCCAGGTGTTCACTCCGATCCTGCGCGACGCGGGCCCCTCACCTGCCCCACGCGGCATTATCAACGTGGCCTCGGCGGCGGCCTTCGGCGCGGCACCCGGGATGGCCGCCTACAACGTCAGCAAGGCCGGCGTGCTCTCGCTGTCGGAAACCCTGGCCGCCGAGTTGTCCGGCAGCGGAGTCAATGTCACCGTGCTCTGCCCAACCTTCGTCAAGACCAATATCGTCGAATCCGGCCGTATCACGGAGGAATCCAGCGAACAGGCGGCAAGACTGATGCGCTTGATCGGGTTTTCGGCGACGAAGGTCGCTCGAATCTGCCTCGATACTCATGACCGCGGCGGGCTGTACTGCATGCCGCAGATTGACGCCAAGATCGCTTGGAACATCAAACGCCTGACCCCGCAGACATATACGCGCGCGGTTGGCCTGGTATCGCGGGCCGGCATCCGGTAG
- a CDS encoding salicylate synthase — protein sequence MTKASAGADSLSTAWSSVELPPGIEPADFAAELAAVLFEPVGEEYQLYECDGQWVLAGGVQAMVELDSDELRVIRDGVTRRQVWSGLPGPVLGEAVDRLLLETDQAFGWIAFEFGVYRYGLQQRLGPAVPLARVFWPQTRIVVSKTEIRMYGATDQHRDAVDRLLERGLRALPPPRPVDLSADPSDYRDRVAVAVKEIVAGSYHKVILSRSVELPFRLDFPATYRLGRRHNTPVRSFLLRLGGMRALGYSPELVTAVRPDGVVVTEPLAGTRALGRGRAHDRQAREDLESNPKEIVEHALSVRTSIQEITEIAQPGTAAVTDFMTVRERGSVQHLGSTVFARLDPSRDRMDALEALFPAVTASGIPKADGVEAIMRLDEAPRGLYSGAVVMFSADGGLDAALTLRAAYECGGRTWLRAGAGIIEASEPEREFEETCEKLSTLAPYLVERQ from the coding sequence GTGACCAAGGCGAGTGCGGGGGCGGACTCTTTGAGCACCGCGTGGTCGTCGGTCGAGCTGCCTCCGGGCATTGAACCCGCCGACTTTGCCGCCGAACTGGCCGCTGTGTTGTTCGAGCCGGTCGGCGAGGAGTACCAGCTCTACGAGTGTGACGGGCAATGGGTGCTCGCCGGTGGTGTCCAAGCGATGGTGGAGTTGGACAGCGACGAACTTCGCGTCATTCGCGACGGGGTGACCCGCCGTCAAGTGTGGTCCGGGCTACCGGGGCCGGTGCTGGGCGAAGCCGTCGACCGGTTGCTGCTGGAGACCGATCAAGCCTTCGGCTGGATAGCGTTCGAATTCGGCGTCTACCGCTACGGATTACAGCAACGGCTCGGCCCCGCCGTCCCGCTGGCCCGAGTTTTTTGGCCGCAAACCCGGATCGTGGTGTCTAAGACTGAAATCCGCATGTACGGTGCCACGGACCAACACCGCGACGCGGTGGATCGCTTGCTCGAGCGGGGATTGCGCGCCCTGCCGCCTCCTCGGCCGGTCGACCTGTCGGCCGACCCGTCCGACTACCGCGACCGAGTTGCCGTTGCGGTAAAAGAGATCGTCGCCGGCAGTTATCACAAGGTGATCCTGTCGCGCAGCGTCGAATTACCGTTCCGACTCGATTTCCCCGCGACCTATAGATTGGGTCGCCGGCACAACACGCCGGTGCGGTCGTTTCTGTTGCGGCTCGGTGGCATGCGGGCGCTGGGCTACAGCCCAGAACTGGTGACGGCCGTCCGTCCGGACGGGGTGGTGGTCACCGAACCGCTGGCCGGCACCCGGGCCCTGGGTCGCGGTCGCGCGCACGATCGGCAGGCGCGAGAAGATCTGGAGTCGAACCCCAAAGAGATTGTCGAACACGCCCTTTCGGTGCGTACTTCCATCCAGGAGATCACCGAGATCGCCCAGCCCGGAACGGCCGCGGTCACGGACTTCATGACCGTGCGCGAGCGCGGCAGTGTGCAGCATCTCGGATCGACGGTCTTTGCCCGACTGGACCCGTCCCGCGACCGCATGGATGCCTTGGAAGCCCTCTTTCCCGCCGTCACGGCGTCTGGCATTCCGAAGGCCGACGGTGTCGAAGCGATCATGCGGCTCGACGAAGCTCCGCGCGGTCTGTATTCGGGTGCGGTGGTGATGTTTTCGGCTGACGGCGGCCTGGACGCCGCGCTTACGTTGCGGGCGGCATACGAATGCGGCGGACGGACCTGGCTGCGGGCGGGGGCCGGGATCATCGAGGCCTCGGAGCCCGAGCGCGAGTTCGAGGAAACCTGCGAGAAGCTTTCCACCCTGGCGCCGTATCTGGTGGAGCGTCAGTAA
- a CDS encoding alpha/beta hydrolase, with protein MHDGVSQRGSLRSRGAAALASVMLRPLSGLVPPERAWGMWLTRRAIAGVMGTFGPSLTGTRVEPVNSVLPDGRRVVGEWVYGPRVATAVNGAIYYVHGSGYTMCSPRTHRRLTSWLSSLTGLPVFSVDYRLAPRYRFPTAADDVRAGWDWVPRACGLPAERIVIAADSAGGHLSVDLLLQPDVAANPPAAAVLFSPLLDLSFELCAARELQRRDPAVRAATMARLVALYLVGVDPTHHRLKLDVAGGPPLPPTLIQAGGAEVLEADARQLAAEIRAAGGSCELQVWPDQMHVFQSLPRLSPEAPKAMTHAARFVAESLRAPERWVEHVGATRQAAG; from the coding sequence ATGCATGACGGCGTTTCCCAGCGCGGCTCACTGCGGTCACGCGGCGCGGCCGCGCTGGCCTCGGTGATGCTGCGGCCGCTCAGCGGGTTGGTGCCGCCGGAGCGAGCCTGGGGGATGTGGCTCACCCGCCGGGCCATCGCGGGAGTGATGGGTACGTTCGGTCCTTCGTTGACTGGAACCCGCGTCGAGCCGGTCAACTCGGTGCTGCCGGACGGCCGCCGCGTCGTCGGGGAATGGGTGTACGGGCCACGGGTCGCGACCGCGGTCAATGGGGCGATCTACTACGTGCACGGCAGCGGTTACACGATGTGTTCGCCGCGCACACACCGGAGGTTGACGTCCTGGTTGTCGTCACTGACCGGGCTTCCGGTGTTCAGTGTCGACTACCGACTGGCTCCCCGCTACCGCTTCCCCACCGCGGCCGACGATGTTCGCGCCGGTTGGGACTGGGTGCCCCGCGCTTGCGGCCTACCCGCGGAACGCATTGTGATTGCCGCGGATTCGGCGGGCGGACACCTTTCGGTAGACCTGTTGCTGCAACCGGATGTTGCGGCCAATCCGCCCGCGGCGGCGGTGTTGTTCTCGCCGCTGCTCGACCTCAGCTTCGAGCTGTGTGCCGCACGGGAGCTGCAGCGACGCGACCCTGCCGTCCGAGCGGCCACCATGGCCCGTTTGGTTGCCCTCTACCTCGTTGGGGTGGACCCAACCCACCATCGCCTGAAGCTCGATGTGGCCGGCGGACCGCCGCTTCCCCCGACGTTGATCCAGGCGGGTGGGGCCGAGGTCTTGGAGGCGGATGCTCGCCAACTCGCGGCGGAGATCCGGGCGGCCGGCGGCAGCTGCGAGCTGCAGGTGTGGCCCGACCAGATGCACGTGTTTCAATCGCTTCCCCGGCTGTCGCCGGAAGCACCGAAGGCCATGACGCATGCGGCGCGGTTCGTCGCGGAGTCATTACGAGCACCGGAAAGGTGGGTTGAACATGTTGGGGCCACTCGACAGGCTGCTGGGTAA
- a CDS encoding (2,3-dihydroxybenzoyl)adenylate synthase — translation MPVTSGVHGFVPFPPQRAAQYSAAGYWSGRTVDSLLRQAAGTWPDRIAVVDPLTSHTYSELDELADRAGAGFARMGIAPGERVLLQLPNSCRFAIALFGLLRAGAIPVMCLPGHRLAELTHFAKVSDAVALVTVDKAGGFDYRSMAKQLVAAHPRLRHVVVDGDAGPFTSWSNLPEGDPPPVVVDSRSPALLLVSGGTTGTPKLIPRTHDDYVYNATASAELCRLTEDDVYLVSLPAAHNFPLACPGILGAISAGAQIVFNADPSPEAAFATIDRHRVTVTALVPALAKLWAQACEWEPVTPKTLRLLQVGGSKLEPEEARQVRSALTPGLQQVFGMAEGLLNFTRLDDAVELLEHTQGRPLSPADELRIVDAAGERVAPGEEGELLVRGPYTFNGYFCAERDNERCFDPDGFYRSGDLVRQRDDGYLVVTGRVKDVICRCGETISAGDLEEQLLSHPAIWSAAAVPLPDPYLGEKICAAVVFAGPPMTLAELNGYLDQRGVATHARPDVLVAMPSLPTTPIGKIDKKAIVRQLCEDARA, via the coding sequence GTGCCGGTCACGTCGGGGGTACACGGATTCGTACCCTTTCCGCCGCAGCGCGCGGCCCAGTACAGCGCTGCCGGTTACTGGTCCGGCCGCACGGTCGACTCGCTGCTGCGCCAAGCCGCGGGGACCTGGCCAGACCGGATTGCCGTGGTGGATCCCCTGACCAGCCACACCTACTCCGAGCTCGACGAACTCGCCGACCGAGCCGGCGCCGGCTTCGCCCGCATGGGCATCGCACCCGGCGAGCGGGTACTGCTGCAACTGCCGAACTCCTGCCGGTTCGCCATCGCACTGTTCGGCCTGCTCCGTGCCGGTGCGATCCCGGTGATGTGCCTGCCTGGGCATCGGCTGGCCGAGCTGACTCACTTCGCGAAGGTCAGCGACGCTGTGGCGTTGGTCACCGTCGACAAGGCGGGCGGCTTCGACTACCGGTCCATGGCCAAACAGTTGGTCGCGGCACATCCACGGCTGCGCCACGTCGTTGTCGACGGTGACGCCGGTCCGTTTACCTCCTGGTCGAACCTCCCCGAGGGTGACCCGCCTCCGGTCGTCGTCGACAGCCGGTCCCCCGCGTTGCTGCTGGTGTCGGGTGGCACAACCGGAACACCGAAGCTGATCCCCCGCACCCACGACGACTACGTGTATAACGCCACCGCGAGCGCGGAACTGTGCCGGCTGACCGAGGACGATGTTTACCTGGTCTCGCTGCCCGCCGCGCACAATTTCCCGTTGGCGTGCCCCGGCATCCTGGGCGCGATCAGCGCCGGCGCACAGATCGTCTTCAACGCGGATCCCAGCCCGGAGGCCGCCTTCGCCACCATCGACCGGCATCGGGTCACCGTCACGGCGTTGGTACCGGCCCTGGCCAAACTGTGGGCCCAGGCCTGCGAGTGGGAGCCGGTCACGCCAAAGACATTGCGGCTCTTGCAAGTTGGCGGATCTAAGCTGGAGCCCGAGGAAGCTCGTCAGGTGCGCAGCGCGCTCACCCCTGGCCTACAACAGGTGTTCGGCATGGCCGAGGGGCTGCTGAACTTCACCCGCCTCGACGACGCGGTGGAGTTGCTCGAACACACCCAGGGGCGGCCGCTGTCCCCCGCCGACGAGCTGCGCATCGTCGACGCCGCGGGCGAACGGGTGGCGCCCGGTGAAGAGGGCGAACTGTTGGTACGCGGGCCGTATACGTTCAACGGCTACTTCTGCGCCGAGCGCGACAACGAGCGGTGCTTTGACCCCGACGGCTTCTACCGCAGCGGCGACCTGGTGCGCCAGCGCGACGACGGCTACCTGGTAGTTACCGGTCGGGTCAAAGACGTCATCTGCCGGTGCGGTGAGACCATTTCTGCGGGCGATCTCGAAGAGCAGCTGCTGAGCCACCCGGCTATCTGGTCCGCCGCGGCGGTGCCCTTGCCCGACCCCTATCTGGGTGAGAAGATCTGCGCCGCCGTCGTTTTCGCTGGTCCGCCGATGACCCTTGCGGAGTTGAACGGATATCTCGACCAACGCGGCGTTGCCACCCATGCTCGTCCGGACGTGTTGGTCGCCATGCCGAGCCTGCCGACCACCCCGATCGGCAAGATCGACAAGAAGGCGATCGTCCGCCAGCTCTGCGAAGACGCGCGAGCTTAG
- the mbtG gene encoding NADPH-dependent L-lysine N(6)-monooxygenase MbtG, translated as MTRTLAIVGAGAKAVAVAAKATVLREMGVDVVDVVAIERTGVAANWQAGGGWTDGRQRLGTSPEKDVGFPYRSTLAPGRNDEVDERMMRFSWQSYLVATDQFVGWVDRGRPAPTHDTWAAYLRWVADVVGLKVVRGEVLGLSVDGPQWALHLPGSTLLADAVMITGPGQPERAMLSGDPRVWSIAQFWERAMRHDRIVAENVAVIGGGETAASMLNELFHHRVSSITAISPQATLFTRGEGFFENSLFSDPTGWRDLNLTERRDCIARTDRGVFSARVQESLLADERIRHLRGRVARVTDRDNRIWITLSTENRGEALETLHRFDLVIDGSGADPMWFVPLLRPDAVDVLELGLGGPLTCERFEESIDEDLSVAGVTPKLILPNLSGVNVGPGFPNLSCLGLLSDRVLGGTALASADAKAPKSMSFQRL; from the coding sequence GTGACCAGGACACTTGCGATCGTCGGCGCCGGCGCCAAGGCAGTGGCGGTGGCCGCGAAGGCGACGGTACTGCGGGAAATGGGCGTCGATGTGGTTGACGTCGTCGCTATCGAACGCACCGGCGTGGCTGCCAACTGGCAGGCCGGCGGGGGCTGGACGGACGGTCGCCAGCGGCTGGGCACCAGCCCGGAGAAGGACGTCGGTTTCCCGTACCGCTCGACGCTTGCGCCTGGGCGCAACGACGAGGTCGACGAGCGGATGATGCGGTTCAGTTGGCAGTCGTATCTGGTTGCCACCGACCAATTCGTGGGCTGGGTCGACCGAGGCCGACCGGCCCCCACGCACGACACCTGGGCCGCGTATCTGCGCTGGGTAGCTGACGTGGTGGGTCTCAAAGTCGTCCGCGGCGAAGTGTTGGGGCTGTCGGTCGACGGTCCACAGTGGGCATTGCACCTGCCCGGGTCCACGCTGTTGGCGGACGCGGTGATGATCACCGGCCCGGGCCAGCCCGAGCGGGCGATGCTTTCCGGCGACCCACGGGTGTGGTCGATCGCGCAATTCTGGGAACGCGCCATGCGGCACGACCGAATCGTCGCCGAGAACGTGGCGGTCATCGGCGGCGGCGAAACGGCCGCGTCCATGCTCAATGAGCTCTTCCACCACCGTGTTTCGTCGATCACGGCGATTTCGCCACAAGCGACCCTGTTCACCCGCGGTGAAGGATTCTTCGAGAATTCGTTGTTCTCCGACCCCACCGGCTGGCGCGACCTCAACCTCACCGAACGCCGCGATTGCATCGCCCGCACCGACCGCGGGGTGTTTTCCGCGCGAGTTCAGGAGTCACTCCTGGCCGACGAAAGGATCAGGCATCTGCGTGGTCGGGTGGCGCGCGTGACAGACCGCGACAACCGGATCTGGATCACGCTTTCCACCGAGAACCGTGGTGAGGCGCTCGAGACCCTGCACCGCTTCGACCTCGTCATCGACGGATCCGGCGCCGACCCGATGTGGTTTGTGCCGCTGTTGCGTCCGGACGCAGTGGACGTGCTGGAGCTGGGTCTGGGCGGACCGTTGACGTGCGAGCGGTTCGAGGAGTCCATCGACGAGGATCTGTCCGTTGCCGGCGTCACGCCGAAGCTGATCCTGCCCAATCTGTCCGGAGTGAACGTCGGCCCGGGATTCCCCAACCTGAGCTGTCTGGGGTTGCTCTCCGACCGGGTGCTGGGCGGCACCGCCCTGGCGTCAGCAGACGCAAAAGCCCCGAAAAGTATGTCATTTCAGCGACTTTGA
- a CDS encoding class I SAM-dependent methyltransferase, translated as MPVVDGRHLSGVSETALLTLHQRATEAARPDGVIDDPMAIALRDSIDYDYHHFGRTHQATALRALAFDNAAREFLTAHPRATVVALAEGLQTSFWRLDNGELNWLSVDLEPIVQLRQQLLPTSERLRYCAQSALDYSWMDQVDDANGVLITAEGLLQYFDRETAFDLIRACANRFHGGQFVFDSIPWLLSVYSRRRGFRLSEFYTAPPMPFWFTANHYDELRAVPGVRAVRELPAPPGRGRILPKVIALTYRIPALASFRAPTTVVDFASTFASRRQSR; from the coding sequence ATGCCAGTCGTCGACGGCCGTCATCTCAGCGGGGTATCCGAGACCGCACTGCTCACGCTGCACCAGCGGGCGACGGAAGCGGCCCGGCCCGACGGCGTCATCGACGACCCGATGGCCATCGCGCTACGCGACAGCATCGACTACGACTACCACCACTTCGGTCGTACCCATCAAGCGACCGCCCTGCGGGCGCTGGCATTCGACAACGCCGCCCGTGAATTCCTCACCGCGCATCCGCGCGCCACCGTCGTAGCACTGGCCGAAGGACTGCAAACCAGCTTCTGGCGCCTGGACAACGGCGAACTCAATTGGCTTTCAGTGGATCTCGAGCCGATTGTGCAGTTGCGCCAGCAGCTACTGCCGACGTCAGAAAGGCTGCGGTACTGCGCCCAGTCCGCGCTCGACTACTCGTGGATGGACCAGGTCGACGACGCCAACGGCGTGCTGATCACCGCGGAAGGTCTGCTGCAGTATTTCGATCGGGAGACCGCGTTCGATCTGATCAGGGCGTGCGCCAACCGATTCCACGGCGGACAGTTCGTCTTCGACAGCATCCCCTGGCTGTTGAGCGTGTATTCGCGGCGACGCGGGTTCCGGCTCAGCGAGTTCTACACCGCGCCGCCAATGCCGTTCTGGTTCACCGCAAACCACTACGACGAACTGCGCGCCGTCCCGGGTGTCCGTGCGGTACGCGAACTTCCGGCACCACCGGGGCGCGGCAGGATCCTGCCGAAGGTCATCGCCTTGACTTACCGGATTCCCGCTCTCGCCTCGTTCCGGGCGCCCACCACCGTGGTCGATTTCGCGAGCACCTTCGCGAGCAGACGTCAAAGTCGCTGA
- the scoE gene encoding (3R)-3-[(carboxymethyl)amino]fatty acid oxygenase/decarboxylase, translating to MTLNVKGEGLGAQITGLDPANLDHLSTDELRKIVYTHKLVVLKDVHPTPEQFIQLGRIVGEIVPYYEPVYHHKDHPEIFVSSTEQGQGVPKTGAFWHIDYMFMPEPFAFSMVLPLTVPGTDRGTYFIDLTKVWESLPATKRDPVRGTFSTHDPRRHIKIRPSDVYRPIGEIWDEINKTTPPIKWPTVIRHPYTAQEILYICATGTTKIEDQDGNVLDPAILQELLAATGQLDTEYKSPFIHTQHYEVGDIILWDNRALMHRAKHGTAAGHLTTHRLTMLDGLTTPGYAA from the coding sequence ATGACACTCAATGTAAAAGGCGAGGGGCTCGGTGCGCAGATCACCGGGTTGGACCCCGCGAATCTGGACCATTTGTCCACCGACGAGCTCCGAAAGATCGTTTACACCCACAAATTGGTTGTGCTCAAGGATGTCCATCCGACTCCGGAGCAATTCATACAGCTCGGTCGGATAGTGGGCGAAATTGTGCCCTACTACGAGCCCGTGTACCACCACAAGGACCACCCGGAGATCTTTGTTTCCTCCACCGAACAGGGTCAGGGAGTCCCGAAAACGGGCGCGTTCTGGCACATCGACTACATGTTCATGCCGGAACCGTTCGCATTCTCCATGGTGTTGCCGTTGACGGTGCCCGGGACCGACCGCGGAACGTACTTCATCGACCTCACCAAGGTCTGGGAGTCGTTGCCGGCCACCAAGCGGGACCCGGTCCGCGGCACGTTCAGCACCCACGATCCGCGGCGCCACATCAAGATTCGCCCGAGTGACGTGTACCGACCCATCGGCGAGATCTGGGACGAGATCAACAAGACCACGCCCCCGATCAAGTGGCCCACGGTGATCAGGCACCCGTACACCGCGCAAGAGATTCTCTACATTTGCGCGACCGGCACCACCAAGATCGAGGACCAGGACGGCAACGTACTCGACCCGGCGATCTTGCAGGAACTCTTGGCGGCGACGGGTCAACTCGACACCGAGTACAAATCGCCATTTATTCACACCCAACACTACGAAGTTGGCGACATCATTCTGTGGGACAACCGCGCTTTAATGCACCGCGCAAAGCACGGCACCGCCGCAGGCCATTTAACCACCCACCGTCTGACAATGTTGGACGGCCTCACTACACCAGGATATGCAGCATGA